A single window of Gemmatimonadaceae bacterium DNA harbors:
- a CDS encoding protein kinase, which translates to MPLRPDDALGAHVASVLEPYYEVDSEIGRGGMGIVYCAMDKRLKRNVAIKLLPPELAFRADIRSRFLREAETAAQLSHPNIVPIYNVEERDNLVYFIMAFIAGDNLATRLQQHGPLEAGDVRRILREVADALAYAHKRNVVHRDIKPDNILLDADSGRAMVTDFGIARALTDQGDSRLTATGMAIGTPAYMSPEQSAGDSNIDGRSDIYSLGVVGYQMACGDLPFNAPNTPSMLVKHLSERPTPVEERQPDLPMDLARAIMIMLEKDPADRFPDAESVVVALSSGVMPTLRTAQAPASAPYGFAGLPATNRGTVQRGAVATRTGSGLRGSSVPTPDEMERWNADPVRRFRKKLAPYLAVNAILIPLSIFGDGGFLVITAFWSIGMAVQYSKLWQEGYNWRDVFRQPRDRLIFDVAAETIDDARALFDETKREKVRARARERAAGGLFNDRLPPALGRGSSARMPRSPLPGEGNPPPALLADNSPYGSALASVRMDRDEIYRQLQTMTKDEREQIPDVGQSADAIYRKAMQVATTLAELDLRDNRDTPESIEKEITLLEAQANPLDYRASEERVRRLAHLKRQRRVVADLGKKRSEAETKLEHCRQLLRSMRLELLRYRSSGMGGAPNGLTMVTEQAQIVVKEMGYLSDAAAEVNAL; encoded by the coding sequence ATGCCATTAAGACCTGACGATGCCCTTGGCGCCCATGTGGCGTCCGTTCTCGAGCCGTACTATGAAGTAGACAGCGAGATCGGACGCGGCGGAATGGGGATCGTGTATTGCGCGATGGACAAGCGTCTGAAGCGCAATGTCGCGATCAAGCTCCTGCCCCCGGAGCTGGCGTTTCGCGCGGACATCCGCTCGCGCTTTTTGCGTGAGGCGGAGACCGCCGCGCAGCTCAGCCATCCCAATATCGTCCCGATCTACAATGTCGAGGAGCGGGACAATCTCGTCTACTTCATCATGGCTTTCATCGCGGGCGACAATCTCGCCACGCGACTGCAGCAGCACGGCCCGCTGGAAGCGGGCGACGTCCGGCGCATTCTCCGCGAGGTAGCCGACGCGCTCGCCTACGCGCACAAGCGCAACGTGGTGCACCGCGACATCAAGCCGGACAACATTCTGCTCGACGCCGACAGCGGACGGGCGATGGTGACCGACTTCGGAATCGCTCGCGCGCTCACGGACCAGGGCGATTCGCGCCTCACGGCGACGGGAATGGCGATCGGGACGCCCGCTTACATGTCGCCCGAGCAGTCGGCGGGAGATTCGAACATAGACGGCCGCAGCGACATCTATTCGCTGGGCGTCGTCGGATATCAAATGGCGTGTGGCGATCTGCCGTTCAACGCGCCCAATACTCCATCCATGCTGGTGAAGCACCTGTCGGAGCGTCCGACACCGGTGGAGGAGCGCCAGCCGGATCTGCCGATGGATCTTGCGCGCGCAATCATGATCATGCTGGAGAAGGATCCGGCTGATCGGTTCCCCGATGCGGAGTCGGTGGTGGTGGCGCTGAGCAGCGGCGTGATGCCGACACTGCGAACCGCTCAGGCGCCGGCATCGGCGCCATACGGATTCGCCGGATTGCCAGCGACGAATCGGGGAACGGTGCAGCGCGGCGCGGTAGCGACACGCACCGGCTCCGGCCTCAGGGGTTCCTCGGTTCCGACTCCCGATGAAATGGAACGGTGGAATGCCGATCCCGTGCGGAGATTCCGGAAGAAGCTGGCGCCGTATCTCGCCGTGAACGCGATCCTCATTCCGCTCTCGATCTTCGGAGACGGCGGATTCCTCGTTATCACCGCGTTCTGGTCCATCGGCATGGCCGTGCAGTACTCCAAGCTCTGGCAGGAAGGCTACAACTGGCGCGACGTGTTCAGGCAGCCGCGCGACCGGCTCATCTTCGACGTCGCTGCCGAGACGATCGACGACGCGCGCGCGCTGTTCGACGAGACGAAGCGCGAGAAGGTGCGTGCGCGTGCGCGCGAGCGCGCTGCGGGCGGCCTGTTCAATGACCGTTTGCCACCGGCGCTCGGCCGTGGGTCGAGCGCCCGAATGCCCCGGTCTCCGCTCCCCGGCGAAGGCAATCCGCCCCCCGCGTTGCTGGCCGACAACTCGCCGTACGGATCAGCGCTGGCGTCGGTCAGGATGGATCGCGACGAGATCTATCGCCAGCTCCAGACGATGACGAAGGACGAGCGCGAGCAGATCCCCGACGTCGGTCAATCGGCGGACGCGATCTACCGCAAGGCGATGCAGGTCGCCACGACGCTGGCCGAGCTCGACCTGCGCGACAATCGTGATACACCCGAATCCATCGAGAAGGAGATAACCCTGCTCGAGGCACAGGCGAATCCGCTCGACTATCGCGCCAGCGAAGAGCGCGTTCGCCGTCTCGCGCATCTCAAGCGTCAGCGCCGCGTCGTCGCCGATCTCGGGAAGAAGCGGTCGGAGGCGGAAACGAAGCTCGAGCACTGCCGTCAGCTCCTCCGAAGCATGCGCCTCGAGCTGCTGCGGTATCGCTCTTCGGGCATGGGTGGTGCGCCCAATGGACTCACCATGGTGACAGAACAGGCGCAGATCGTGGTAAAAGAGATGGGTTACCTCTCTGACGCGGCCGCCGAGGTCAACGCGCTCTAG
- a CDS encoding putative glycoside hydrolase: MQSLKGLSVVAFLIAASCSDGPAVAAQSARADPIRKDSVERARIVRVPTPDVVRGLYVNRWAAVGRKMGQLIDLAKKTEVNALVIDVKDDRGFVLYKSRVPLAVQIGADTNSAMSHTKLRAILDTMVAHRIYPIARIVVAKDPLLAGAKLEWAIKRKDNMQPWLDKNGKPWLDPHHREVWQYAVDLAKEAYGLGFSEVQFDYVRFPDEKRLVREAVYPLSNGRVRAQVIRDQIGYVRAALKPQAVPVTIDVFGLTATDTTDMGIGQRWEMFVDQADVVLPMVYPSHFAPGTYKLGNPNANPYATINRAMKDIRRRSEKVPNAARIIPWYQDFTLGPPHYYAEQVRAQMKAGYDNGYRSWILWNPGSRYTEAALEPES, encoded by the coding sequence ATGCAAAGCCTGAAAGGCCTTTCTGTCGTCGCATTTCTGATCGCCGCCTCGTGCAGCGACGGGCCGGCGGTGGCCGCGCAGTCGGCGCGCGCCGACCCGATCAGAAAGGATTCGGTCGAGCGGGCACGAATAGTTCGCGTGCCGACTCCGGACGTAGTGCGCGGACTGTACGTGAACCGGTGGGCCGCAGTCGGCAGGAAGATGGGACAGCTCATTGACCTGGCGAAGAAGACCGAGGTCAACGCACTGGTCATTGACGTGAAGGACGATCGTGGCTTCGTGCTGTACAAGTCGCGCGTTCCGCTTGCGGTGCAGATAGGCGCCGACACCAACAGCGCGATGTCGCACACGAAGCTCCGCGCCATCCTCGACACGATGGTCGCGCACAGGATCTATCCGATCGCGCGCATCGTCGTGGCGAAGGATCCGCTCCTCGCCGGCGCGAAGCTGGAGTGGGCGATCAAGCGGAAGGACAACATGCAGCCGTGGCTCGACAAGAACGGCAAGCCGTGGCTTGACCCTCACCATCGCGAAGTGTGGCAGTACGCTGTGGATCTCGCGAAGGAAGCGTATGGCCTCGGCTTCAGCGAAGTGCAGTTCGATTACGTGCGTTTTCCCGACGAGAAGCGGCTGGTGAGGGAGGCCGTGTATCCGTTATCCAACGGCCGCGTCCGGGCCCAGGTGATTCGCGACCAGATCGGCTACGTGCGCGCGGCGCTCAAACCGCAGGCGGTGCCGGTGACGATAGACGTCTTCGGCCTCACCGCCACCGATACCACCGACATGGGAATTGGGCAGCGATGGGAGATGTTCGTGGATCAGGCGGACGTCGTGCTTCCGATGGTCTATCCGTCCCACTTCGCGCCCGGCACGTACAAGCTGGGCAACCCCAACGCGAATCCGTACGCGACGATAAACCGCGCGATGAAGGACATCAGGCGCCGCAGCGAAAAAGTCCCTAACGCCGCCAGGATTATCCCGTGGTACCAGGACTTCACACTGGGCCCACCGCACTACTACGCCGAGCAGGTGCGCGCGCAGATGAAGGCCGGCTACGACAATGGTTATCGGAGCTGGATACTGTGGAACCCCGGCAGCCGTTACACCGAGGCGGCGCTGGAACCGGAGTCGTGA
- a CDS encoding alpha/beta hydrolase: MRTRFVALRSGLRVRVVEAGDAGAPAIVLVPGWGCGAWIFHENLREIANSGFHVIAVELKGHGLSDKPREPSEYTADSMRDHLLEILDSLGLSKAALVGHSMGAAIVASVAALAPDRVSGVVLVVPVGFAGVRGMTLFRAITPRFAIPLLPLLATRALVRLMLSVAYGSRRRASPRDVDEFWAPTQFPDFTRALRHLLHEFEWAALFPRMEVPWMTVVGTDDSLSPASDVARYAGASGRQPAIVIEGGGHVMFDETPAIVNRSIADFFRTDARSGYISTQNE, translated from the coding sequence GTGCGGACCCGATTCGTCGCGCTGCGATCCGGTCTTCGAGTGCGCGTCGTCGAAGCCGGCGACGCCGGCGCCCCCGCAATCGTTCTCGTACCCGGTTGGGGATGCGGCGCGTGGATCTTCCACGAGAACCTGCGCGAGATCGCGAATTCCGGATTCCACGTCATCGCCGTCGAGCTCAAAGGCCACGGTCTGTCGGACAAGCCGCGGGAGCCGAGCGAGTATACCGCGGATTCCATGCGCGATCATCTGCTGGAAATTCTCGATTCGCTTGGATTGTCGAAGGCAGCGCTGGTCGGCCACTCGATGGGCGCGGCCATCGTGGCGAGCGTCGCTGCGCTCGCTCCTGACCGGGTGAGCGGAGTCGTTCTCGTCGTGCCTGTCGGATTCGCGGGTGTGCGGGGCATGACATTGTTTCGCGCAATCACACCGCGATTCGCGATCCCTCTTCTTCCATTGCTGGCGACACGCGCGCTGGTTCGTCTGATGCTGAGCGTCGCCTACGGATCGAGGCGACGTGCATCGCCGCGGGACGTGGATGAGTTCTGGGCGCCGACGCAGTTTCCTGATTTCACGCGCGCTCTCCGTCATCTGCTTCACGAGTTCGAATGGGCCGCGCTGTTTCCGCGCATGGAAGTGCCGTGGATGACAGTAGTCGGTACTGACGACTCGCTGTCGCCGGCGTCCGACGTCGCCCGGTACGCGGGCGCCAGCGGGCGCCAGCCGGCGATAGTGATCGAGGGCGGCGGACACGTCATGTTCGACGAGACACCGGCGATCGTGAACCGCTCCATCGCCGATTTTTTCCGAACGGATGCGCGGTCCGGCTATATTTCGACTCAGAATGAGTAA
- a CDS encoding DEAD/DEAH box helicase, producing the protein MPELLRAVEDAGYTNPTPIQQQAIPLALKGRDLIGLAQTGTGKTAGFTLPIIQRLLEERHGQARASAHRVRVLVLTPTRELCVQVDESFRKYGRHTGLRVAAIYGGVGVEPQTKELRQGVDVIVATPGRLLDHMERQNVAFDDLEVLVLDEADRMLDMGFAPQLNRIVAEVPRFRQTLLFSATMPPEVEALARKYLRKPIVVQVGRRSSAASTVTHAVYPVPRDKKTDLLAELLQKDGMDSVLIFSRTKHGADKVVRHLSSKGISATAMHADKSQGERTRALEDFKKGTVRVLVATDIAQRGLDVSGISHVINYDVPQQAEDYVHRIGRTGRALSTGDAFTFMAPDEIAMVRAIERVIGEPIPRISVPGFDFGSLKVEPEPAEA; encoded by the coding sequence ATGCCCGAACTTCTGAGAGCGGTCGAGGACGCGGGCTACACAAATCCGACGCCGATTCAGCAGCAGGCGATTCCGCTGGCCCTCAAGGGGCGCGATCTGATCGGTCTCGCGCAGACAGGAACAGGAAAGACCGCCGGCTTCACTCTCCCGATCATCCAGCGTCTGCTGGAGGAAAGGCACGGCCAGGCACGCGCCAGCGCGCACCGTGTTCGCGTTCTCGTTCTTACGCCGACGCGCGAACTCTGCGTCCAGGTGGATGAGAGCTTCCGCAAATACGGCAGGCACACCGGGCTCAGAGTCGCGGCGATCTACGGCGGAGTCGGCGTCGAGCCGCAGACGAAGGAACTCCGACAGGGAGTGGACGTGATCGTCGCCACGCCCGGCCGGCTGCTCGATCACATGGAGCGGCAGAACGTCGCCTTCGACGACCTCGAGGTGCTGGTTCTCGACGAGGCTGACAGGATGCTCGACATGGGCTTCGCGCCGCAGCTCAACCGTATCGTGGCGGAAGTGCCGCGGTTCAGGCAGACGCTGCTGTTCAGCGCGACGATGCCGCCCGAGGTGGAGGCGCTGGCGCGCAAGTATCTGCGTAAGCCCATCGTTGTTCAGGTTGGGCGCAGGTCGTCGGCGGCGAGCACCGTCACGCACGCGGTCTATCCGGTGCCGCGCGACAAGAAGACCGACCTCCTCGCCGAGCTCCTGCAGAAGGACGGAATGGATTCCGTTCTCATCTTCTCGCGCACCAAGCATGGAGCGGACAAGGTCGTGCGGCACCTTTCATCGAAGGGTATCAGCGCGACCGCGATGCACGCCGACAAGTCGCAGGGCGAGCGCACGCGCGCGCTCGAGGATTTCAAGAAGGGAACGGTGCGCGTCCTCGTCGCGACCGACATCGCTCAGCGCGGTCTCGACGTCTCGGGCATCAGCCACGTCATCAACTACGACGTGCCGCAACAGGCCGAGGATTATGTGCATCGCATCGGGCGCACGGGGCGGGCGCTATCCACGGGCGATGCGTTCACGTTCATGGCGCCCGACGAGATCGCCATGGTGCGCGCGATCGAGCGTGTAATTGGCGAGCCGATCCCGCGCATCTCGGTGCCCGGTTTCGACTTCGGCTCGCTGAAGGTCGAGCCCGAGCCCGCGGAAGCATAG
- a CDS encoding GspH/FimT family pseudopilin: protein MTGRTSDGFTIIEVTVVMTVAAALFVIALPRAWAFVDSMEVRGAVTEIESMFSLARHVAIARGTQVTLDMDAPRRVISIRAGTEPIRAREIGAAHGVSLSTNRTSITYSPIGVGYGASNFTMVVARNRAADTIIVSRLGRVRH, encoded by the coding sequence ATGACGGGACGAACGAGCGACGGATTCACTATCATCGAGGTAACCGTGGTCATGACTGTGGCCGCTGCGCTCTTCGTCATCGCTCTGCCGCGCGCGTGGGCGTTCGTAGACAGCATGGAGGTGCGCGGGGCGGTGACGGAGATAGAATCCATGTTCTCGCTCGCGCGCCACGTCGCCATCGCGCGCGGCACACAGGTGACCCTCGACATGGATGCGCCGCGTCGGGTCATCTCGATTCGCGCCGGGACGGAGCCGATCAGAGCTCGCGAGATCGGCGCCGCGCATGGGGTGTCGCTGTCGACGAACCGCACGTCCATCACGTATTCTCCGATCGGTGTCGGATACGGCGCCAGCAATTTCACGATGGTAGTGGCGCGGAATCGTGCCGCCGACACGATCATCGTCTCGCGTCTCGGCCGCGTCCGGCACTGA
- a CDS encoding SelT/SelW/SelH family (seleno)protein, whose protein sequence is MKITIEYCTVUNYQPRAASLAAELKDRIPGVDIEMIPSGHGRFEVSRDGIPVFEKSKLGRHAMPGEILKLLNENST, encoded by the coding sequence ATGAAGATCACGATCGAATACTGCACCGTTTGAAACTACCAGCCCCGAGCCGCCAGTCTGGCGGCTGAGCTCAAAGACCGCATTCCCGGCGTGGATATCGAGATGATTCCGTCCGGCCACGGACGCTTCGAAGTCTCCCGCGATGGCATTCCCGTGTTCGAGAAATCGAAGCTCGGCCGCCACGCAATGCCGGGCGAGATTCTGAAGCTGCTGAATGAGAATTCCACCTGA
- a CDS encoding DEAD/DEAH box helicase, translated as MRTVRDRYLPPDHAAFVAAEPPTGRIIVIAPTRAACETIELALGLHIETILEQQHGQEIRDLAAAGKGFGIVAGTGTGKTLSIRPIAETILSTTDLRVGVVNREREATPETPTWNVIIVTTGIARRWFQDGDILPTDTLVVDEIHQTSAELELCLALGKRVGCRFIWLSATVDPTFYATYLAAAAVLQSFAFDPARAADVKVVRKDPQEFLDDRFLLRVIKDRLGVGMFLPTRAGVEQAAERVSSQFPRINTAYYHGGEPIRIIRPFLEGGEKKPYFLAMTAAGQSALNVKGLDTVIIDDRRFGNIIERGKNVLTRMHLGANEILQMAGRVHGRVEGGRVFILSDRDIRFEALRPTAPEFQLAGDSERVAMTCADMGVDASQLDLPVPLDRIAYRRAVSLLESRGIIENGRLSVYGKSVEALPVDRQWAELLVNADDELVPYIAVMSSIESLHRMTREERDLDGLVIPGSDHLTAYNLYAEAFTRCGYMGEVYGLPRHLFTDDLEAWAERRGVLMKSIEDTALGMASVFRGLGMELPSRMPVARDHVLRKFAAVLARFMPFDLVIDEETADGSEARVSKTSVCGSWGPIAGDLRYFADRSGNPRAAIEGTQVPMQLIRKYATRGISEIAYDPARKGGQLVLQHTLEYFGFELEREIEVLEEIPPELAARARDALAEALARGQARHLSVKRNRAAVEEIRQTYRRSGGLTPRFGLQDLTAWYEERLAGVSSMNDFRNARLTLDRDEIVPREVRERYAGLPETAVIRDREVDIEYDVEERDGGLAAVARLRLPEKLARSITEAELPVLDRPLRFVVIRGQRGAIRADTLEDLQDALAQPWSPDEVDDARHARDNESSEERRARELATRHRGGRDGRDGRGGRQGGPRKGGGGSRGEKRGGKREGPDNGDGGPKGRGGGSGRRFRGR; from the coding sequence ATGCGAACCGTTCGCGACAGATACCTCCCTCCGGATCACGCCGCGTTCGTCGCCGCGGAGCCTCCCACCGGCCGCATCATCGTCATCGCCCCGACGCGCGCCGCATGCGAAACGATCGAGTTGGCGCTCGGTCTCCACATCGAGACGATCCTCGAGCAGCAGCACGGCCAGGAGATCAGGGATCTCGCTGCGGCCGGGAAGGGTTTCGGCATCGTCGCCGGAACCGGCACCGGAAAGACGCTCTCCATCCGCCCGATTGCCGAAACGATTCTGAGCACGACAGATCTTCGCGTGGGGGTCGTCAATCGCGAGCGTGAAGCGACGCCCGAAACGCCGACCTGGAACGTCATCATCGTCACCACCGGAATCGCCCGCCGCTGGTTTCAGGACGGTGACATTCTCCCCACCGACACGCTGGTCGTTGATGAGATCCACCAGACATCGGCGGAGCTCGAACTGTGTCTGGCGCTCGGGAAGCGCGTGGGCTGCCGGTTCATCTGGCTCTCCGCAACGGTGGATCCAACGTTTTACGCCACCTACCTCGCCGCCGCCGCCGTGCTGCAGAGCTTCGCTTTCGACCCCGCGCGCGCCGCCGACGTGAAGGTCGTGCGGAAGGATCCCCAGGAGTTTCTCGACGACCGCTTTCTCCTTCGCGTGATCAAGGACCGACTCGGCGTCGGAATGTTCCTCCCTACGCGCGCCGGTGTCGAGCAGGCGGCCGAGCGGGTGTCGTCGCAGTTCCCGCGCATCAACACCGCGTACTATCACGGCGGCGAGCCGATTCGAATCATCCGCCCGTTTCTCGAGGGCGGCGAGAAGAAGCCGTACTTCCTCGCGATGACGGCGGCGGGGCAGAGCGCCCTCAACGTGAAGGGACTCGACACGGTCATCATTGATGACAGGCGCTTCGGCAACATCATCGAGCGCGGGAAGAACGTCCTCACCCGCATGCATCTCGGCGCGAACGAAATCCTTCAGATGGCGGGTCGCGTGCACGGCCGCGTCGAGGGCGGGCGCGTGTTCATTCTCTCCGACCGCGATATCCGCTTCGAGGCGCTGCGTCCAACTGCGCCCGAGTTCCAGCTTGCCGGCGACTCCGAGCGCGTCGCCATGACTTGCGCCGACATGGGCGTGGACGCGTCGCAGCTCGATCTGCCGGTGCCGCTCGATCGCATCGCGTATCGTCGCGCGGTCTCACTTCTCGAGAGCCGAGGAATCATCGAGAACGGACGACTGTCGGTGTACGGCAAGTCGGTCGAAGCGCTGCCGGTGGATCGCCAGTGGGCCGAACTTCTGGTGAACGCAGACGACGAGCTCGTGCCGTACATCGCCGTGATGAGCTCGATCGAGTCGCTCCATCGCATGACGCGCGAGGAGCGCGATCTCGATGGATTGGTCATTCCGGGCAGCGATCATCTGACCGCGTACAACCTCTATGCCGAAGCGTTCACGCGGTGCGGCTACATGGGCGAAGTGTACGGGCTGCCGCGGCATCTCTTCACCGATGATCTCGAGGCGTGGGCCGAGCGCCGCGGCGTGCTGATGAAGTCCATCGAGGACACTGCGCTCGGGATGGCGAGCGTGTTCCGCGGTCTGGGCATGGAGCTGCCATCGCGGATGCCGGTCGCGCGCGACCACGTGCTCCGCAAGTTTGCCGCGGTGCTCGCGCGGTTCATGCCTTTCGATCTCGTCATTGACGAAGAGACTGCCGACGGTAGCGAAGCGCGAGTATCGAAGACGAGCGTGTGCGGAAGCTGGGGTCCGATTGCCGGAGACCTCCGTTATTTCGCCGACAGGTCGGGAAATCCACGCGCCGCGATCGAGGGAACCCAGGTTCCCATGCAGCTCATCCGGAAGTACGCCACGCGCGGAATTTCCGAGATCGCCTACGATCCTGCTCGCAAGGGAGGGCAGCTCGTCCTCCAGCACACGCTCGAGTACTTCGGATTCGAGCTGGAGCGCGAGATCGAAGTGCTCGAGGAGATCCCGCCCGAGCTCGCTGCGAGGGCGCGGGACGCGCTGGCCGAAGCCCTCGCGCGCGGACAGGCGCGGCATCTGTCGGTCAAGCGGAACCGCGCAGCGGTGGAGGAGATCAGGCAGACGTATCGTCGCTCAGGCGGGCTGACACCGAGGTTCGGATTGCAGGATCTAACCGCATGGTACGAAGAGCGGCTGGCCGGCGTGAGCTCGATGAACGATTTCCGCAACGCGCGCCTGACGCTCGACCGCGACGAGATCGTGCCGCGTGAGGTGCGCGAGCGATACGCAGGGCTGCCGGAGACGGCTGTGATCCGCGATCGCGAAGTGGACATCGAATATGACGTGGAGGAAAGAGACGGCGGTCTCGCGGCGGTGGCGCGGCTGCGGCTTCCGGAGAAACTCGCGCGGTCCATCACCGAAGCGGAGCTCCCGGTTCTCGATCGTCCGCTGAGATTCGTCGTGATACGCGGACAGCGCGGCGCAATCCGCGCGGATACGCTGGAGGATTTGCAGGATGCCCTGGCGCAGCCGTGGTCGCCTGACGAGGTGGATGACGCGCGTCACGCGCGCGACAATGAGTCGAGTGAGGAGCGGAGGGCGCGAGAGCTTGCCACGCGGCACCGGGGCGGCCGGGATGGGCGCGATGGTCGGGGAGGGCGGCAAGGCGGTCCGCGAAAAGGTGGTGGCGGCTCCCGTGGCGAAAAGCGCGGAGGGAAGCGCGAAGGGCCGGACAATGGAGACGGTGGCCCGAAGGGGCGGGGTGGCGGGTCGGGCCGTAGATTTCGCGGGCGATGA
- a CDS encoding SIS domain-containing protein gives MSTEFHRHFSRHQQAVSDSIVALESAAELAGEALVAALGAGHKVLTFGNGGSSAEASHLAEELVGRFRKTRRPFPAISLSADSATVTCISNDFGYDAVFERQIEAFAQPGDVAVALTTSGKSENVLRALRLARQRGVVTIALTGAAGLSGAEADHVLAVPSTDGALVQEVHLMLIHVWCSAVDKALGGDARE, from the coding sequence ATGAGCACAGAATTCCACCGTCATTTCAGCAGGCACCAGCAGGCGGTCTCCGACAGCATTGTCGCACTCGAGTCCGCGGCGGAGCTGGCGGGAGAAGCGCTCGTGGCAGCGCTCGGCGCGGGCCACAAGGTGCTCACCTTCGGCAACGGCGGCAGCTCGGCGGAAGCGAGTCATCTGGCGGAAGAGCTGGTGGGCCGTTTCCGGAAAACACGGCGGCCGTTTCCCGCCATCTCGCTTTCGGCCGATTCGGCAACAGTTACCTGTATCAGCAATGACTTCGGCTACGACGCTGTATTCGAGAGGCAGATCGAGGCGTTCGCGCAGCCGGGCGACGTCGCCGTCGCGCTGACGACGAGTGGGAAATCGGAGAACGTGCTTCGCGCGCTGCGCTTGGCGCGACAGCGCGGTGTGGTGACGATCGCTCTCACCGGTGCCGCCGGACTCAGCGGCGCTGAGGCGGATCACGTGCTGGCGGTTCCGAGCACTGACGGCGCGTTGGTCCAGGAGGTCCACCTGATGCTCATCCACGTCTGGTGCAGCGCCGTGGACAAGGCGCTGGGCGGCGACGCTAGGGAGTGA
- a CDS encoding LD-carboxypeptidase gives MFGVQLLNRRIWHITQSSEGTTVPLPSGNGTPEPLNPSPVIELIRPTAIARGEAIGVVAPSYSPREGQLMRGAKALERAGYEVILDPDILELRRFTRKQDERRAANFMGMWLDPRVKAVIGGTGGYGVTRMIPYLEPEVFRRNPKIFVGYSDITALHLWLMRQAGLRVFHGPTVDDLIPIARDPTTASLLTAITTPRPPTRFGKDVTRAVRPGRATGRLTGGNLSLVQQTIGTAYEIDTRDAILFLEETHDPMSVADERLVHLRAAGLLQHVKGIVFGQLSLDRSEEDEFEDFLLDLLSDLDVPILMDFPAGHEVPNLTLPLGTEVELVADGSTGWLSYKEDALSTAEPVESAEDAPEAPQTAETVTP, from the coding sequence ATGTTCGGGGTTCAACTCCTTAACCGGCGAATCTGGCATATCACGCAATCTAGTGAGGGCACTACGGTCCCGCTTCCGTCGGGAAATGGTACTCCGGAGCCACTGAATCCGTCGCCGGTCATCGAGCTGATCCGGCCCACCGCCATCGCGCGCGGCGAGGCGATCGGCGTCGTGGCGCCATCGTATTCACCGCGCGAAGGCCAGCTCATGCGCGGCGCCAAGGCGCTGGAGCGCGCCGGCTACGAGGTCATTCTCGATCCGGACATCCTCGAGTTGCGGCGCTTCACCAGAAAACAGGACGAGCGCCGCGCGGCCAACTTCATGGGCATGTGGCTCGACCCGCGCGTGAAGGCAGTGATCGGCGGCACCGGCGGCTACGGCGTCACGAGAATGATCCCCTATCTCGAGCCCGAAGTTTTCCGTCGGAATCCCAAGATATTCGTCGGCTATTCCGACATCACGGCGCTCCACCTCTGGCTCATGCGTCAGGCGGGGCTGCGCGTGTTTCACGGCCCGACGGTGGACGACCTGATTCCCATCGCTCGCGATCCGACCACTGCGTCGCTGCTCACCGCGATCACGACGCCGAGGCCTCCGACGCGATTCGGAAAGGATGTAACCCGCGCCGTGAGACCCGGCCGCGCGACGGGTCGGCTCACCGGCGGGAACCTCTCGCTGGTGCAGCAGACCATCGGCACCGCCTATGAAATTGACACTCGCGACGCGATCCTGTTTCTCGAGGAGACGCACGATCCGATGTCGGTGGCCGACGAGCGGCTCGTGCATCTTCGCGCGGCGGGGCTGTTGCAACACGTAAAGGGAATCGTGTTCGGACAGCTCTCGCTCGACCGTTCGGAGGAAGACGAGTTCGAGGATTTCCTGCTCGACCTGCTGTCAGATCTGGACGTTCCCATCCTGATGGATTTCCCCGCCGGTCACGAGGTGCCGAACCTCACGCTCCCGCTGGGCACCGAGGTCGAGCTGGTCGCCGACGGCTCGACCGGATGGCTCAGCTACAAGGAGGACGCGCTCTCGACGGCAGAGCCGGTGGAGAGCGCGGAAGACGCGCCAGAAGCACCGCAGACCGCCGAGACGGTCACTCCCTAG